AAAGATGACAAATTTGCACCAAAGTCGCAATTATCTCGAGAAAAAGTATAATGCAACAATACTAGAAATCCTGACATGCTTAATATTTGAAACAAGGAGCAGAATCAAATATACTATCATTCGTATTAAACAACTATTTGGGTATTTTATCAAACACGTTATCTGCATATATTTTTTAAACAGACTATCCCTAGTATTCTAAACCAAAGACTAGTAATTATACCTGAGAAGCTGAAATTAAGGAGTAGCAATAAAATCAGAGTTAATCAAAACCTCTGAAAAAACCGGTCTAAGTTGAACTGAGGGTTTCTAATGCCTTTCTTACCTCTTGTTGCGGCTCTCCTCTAATCTTTACTTCTTACTCGATATATCGGCAGTCTGGCGGTGACGAAACTAGCCAAACTCTTATAGGACGGATGTTCCCGCCCAACCTTCTCGTGAGTTCAATTTTTGGTCTATAACAAAACAACCCCAGTTGACGACTCATATTGGTTTAGGACTAAGAAGGAAGAAATCTTTGGATGTACATAGACCTCGGACTAAAATTTTATTGTACAGATTTTAACCATTCCAACAACACAAAACGTGGATTATTCGTAACCATGAAGTGGTCGTCTCGTCCGTAGACCTGCTTTCAGGGGCAGAAACGGATCCCGACTTTCCCTTTGTCAAAACCGTACCCAGTTTCTACACAAAATGTTGGTAGTACTCTGCCTTGCGTTAAAATGCACCACCCTGGAATAGTTTCACTAAGATTTAATCATCAAAAATAGCCAACATAGGATAAATTGGAAGAAACAAAGGAGAAGAGAAACATAATGGTTTAAAAGAACAAAATTCCCAAAGCAGAAAAGAACTAATGCAGTTCAAATTCTATAATTACAAAGTTGACATCTTTCTGAACAGAGAAAGATGCTTGAAAGTTGAGGAAGGTATTTACaccaaaagaagaaagaaagaaaaaacctaaTGCCTACGAGAGACATTATCTGGGGGTCTCTGACCGGTTCCGAATCCGTTACCAGTATTAGAAGATGTCCCATAAAACTGACCATCAAAAGGCTGTCCAttaatgataatgttattattattgttgttattgCTATTACAAGGTTGCATCATATTATTACCCTGCTGCTGGACATTTAAGGGTAGTCCACTGGAACCAGTCTGAGGGGTCCAACCACCCGACTGCCAGGGAGAAGCCATGTTTTGGTGGCCTCCTACATAGCTATGAATCATATTCACTGGAGCTTGGAAAGGCATGTTTTGCTGTGCAAGTTGTTGTACCATCAATTGACCATGGGGCAATTGCTGCGGTGTTGCCACCGCCACATGGGGCAATGTTTGTTGCTGAAACCCATGCATTAACTGCACTGGTAGTGGTGGGGGTGGGGGTAAAGATACTGGAAGACGGGGTGTGCTTTGTTCTGGAGGCTGCCATTCTgggatatcatcatcatcattccaAGGATTATTAACTTCAACCCTGGCGCTTCGACCCTGCTGCCAATTCACACCCTTGTTAGATATAGTTTCATTTTGTCCATACATCTGTATCAGTTCTCTCATTTGCCCAGGAGGAGCAAAAGAGGCTCTTGGAGGAACAGAGGGTTTGGAGGTTGAAAACTGAGAAACTGGGGGATTTGAACCACTAACAAATTCAAATTCCGGCAAGTCGTCATCATCTCTGCCAGTTGCTGGGCCAAAACCTGGTGGAACATCATCAATGGGTTCATCATGCAATGGTACTCGAGATTTTCTGGTGGGAGGAGGACCTAAAATGGATGACGTAGGTTTAGTGATTCTGTTAGTTTCCTTTTCTTCTTGTCGTCTCCTTACATGGCTCTGTTTTTTAGAGCTGTGTCTATGATGTGATGAAGAGTTGGGTGATATCGTGGAAGTTATATGCACCTTTCTCCATACAACAATGCCAATCAGGCCATTATCTAAAGCATTAAGTTTTTCAACGTCGTCTTTTGGAACATTCTTTCCTAGCATTTCAACTGTTCTAGCATGAGGTGGACACAAGTAAAGTTCAACAGCAGGCGCAGGCTCGGCAAACCCTACTCGCTCGTCAGCAACATATGAATCAGCCACCTGAAGAGGACAATAGGATCTGAGGTCAGCAAATGAAGCATTAACTCCTTAGTGCCAGGAGAAGTCGATTCTATTTCACCAATCCACAAGTTGGTTGCCCAAAACCCACTATTTCAATTGGCTATTTGGAATATTTATTAAGACATGACAGTGAAGAAAAACTAATTAAAACCCCAAAATATAGATGCTTTATCCATTCACATCGAGAGTATCAGCAAGATTAAATTTGTAATGGACAAAATGATATAAGAAGGTTGCATCACCTCGCGAAGATATTCACGCTCACTCTCAGGGGAGTCCTCCTTCCAGCTAATATGTACTACCTGTAGCAGGCAACAAATTCATAAATAACATCATGAACAAAATTTTCACTTTAAATATGCACTGCTAAAAGTAGATGAAACATGTGGTCAGACAACTAAGAAAAGAAACAACAGAGGATACTACTGCAGTATGCTTTAGTGATCAAAAAACAATAATACTGCAATTTGTAGCATACAGTTAATCAAAAAATCCTCTTTCTTTACCTTTGCTACACAAACAGGTTAACATACTGCATAGAGAAAATAAAGACAAGTGTACTCACTAACATGCAGGAAGCCCAATGATAACATACTACACAAACAGATTAACAGAGGTTTCTCAAATTTTCAATAACAACTGACGTACCTTGTCAAATTAATACAAATTACTCAGAAAAGTTGACCTACAAAATTCATTAGGAATGACCTGGATGTATCATTCAGATTCGCATTTCCTTACAGTAGATTTATATAGAGATACTAAACCAATGGTAGTACACTAGAGAAAGTAATGAATAACTGAATGGTAGTACAGTAGATTTATTTGTAAAAGTTGACCTGAATGCTACACCTAAAACTAGAGAAAGTAATGAATAACTGAAAAGAAATGAATAACTGAAAAACAGCTCAGGCATTTTACAAATATTCCAGAAAACTGGTAAAAACATAAACCACTTGGCCCAAGTAGAATGACAAGGTAACGCAAAGCAACGGAACTGGCACATTTAAAATTATCTGATAAGAAATGCATTTGAAGCCTAATTTATCTTGGCAACCTCATCGCTTCGATTAATACTTATGGATATAATGATTTTTACAGGAGTGGTTGAGTTTGCACAAGTGAATTGAAAAAGTAACTCGAAATATTGTATAGTGTTCAAAACTTCAAACTTTGAAAATGATAATGATTAATCAGATATAAACAAGAAGAACAAAACAACATACCATGAGTGCTCGACTTCGAGACATAGGCAGCTCTTGGAGAAACTTTCCGAATGCATCAAGCTTAACTCTGCCTTTTATATCAAGGAAGCTTGGCCATTCTTTAGTTGATGCTTTTTCACCACTGTAACAAAAAATGCAATCAGAATCAAAAAGGAACTGAACATGAATGCAACAATTTGGGATTTAAGAACTGTACATGAATGCTACACTTTAGGACTTAAGAACTGAACATGAATGCAACAACTTAGGACTTAGTCGCTTAAGAAACCTCTGAATTCCGAAACAATCATGTGCAGCAGTATGTCTATTCAAGAAAACTTCGCACCATGAGACGACCATCTCTAAAAAATTATCAACCTTGACATATTTTCAGCTCAGTAAAACTATTCAGGTGTTTATGGATGTATAAAATAGGCAAAGATATAGATATAGATAAACTATTAAAAGCCTTAAACATGAAGGTAGCAATAAGGATAACAAAATATTTGACAAGATAACCGTTGTTGGTGTCAGTGCCATCATTATTACTATGACTACTCTAGAAAGACAAACATAGTGGTGTTAGATGTTAGTAATTTCTAAACTGGCAAATCAGAAAGTGTTACCCACTAATAGTGGTGAAACTTAAGCTGATAAGAAGCAGACCTTATAAAGGAGCCATGAACTGTGACTATGGATGAGATATTCAACTGCAATTTGCCTTCCCATGCATGCTCAATATTATCTGCAGCACTGTCAAGAGGAGTTTTTGATTCAACAAGAACTTCACCAGATTTCAACTTAGTCCCTGCATTACTATATTCTGGTTCCACTTTGTCAGCTTTGTCCTGGGCAGCAGCTTTATTAACGACGGGAGCTTTTTCGACGGCGGGAGCTTTATCAACGGCAGCAGCTTTTTCCAAGGCAGCAGTTACAGGGTTGACCGAAGTAAGATCAGATGAATCAACCTTTGAGTCGGTATCGATGCTCTTCTTCCCTTCCCCTACGGACTCAACTGTTCCAGCTTCCTTTTGCAAGTTCTCAAAAGGCGGCTCAGAATCAAGGGACTCCATGAACTCATCAAGAGAAACTATAGGAGGAAGAAATTCTGGGTCCTTCAATTCATCCATCATCAGTCCCTGCAAGAGATCAGTTCCATCACTTGGAACAGCAGTTAAACTACCTTGGTCATCTAAGATAACCTTCTCACTAGAAGTGATTTCAGATTTTTCAGATTTTCCATTCTCATCTGATTTCCGCGGAGTTTCAGCTTCTAATTCTTTAGCTCTTGGTCGAAATTGAGAAAGCGAGCTTTCCCCAGCAGCAATCTCAACTGAAGGACCATCATCTTGGTCGAACTCCACTTGAAACTCCCCTTTATGTGTTTTGCGAACCAAACGTCTAATGTCAACTTGTGAATCTGGCAAAACCACCATCTGTGCAAGCTCTTCTGCTTTTGCAATCCTCCACTCTGACAATTCCTTTGAAGCAAGCTCCTCCGCAGTCATTGAACAGAGGCGCTCAGGAGAAATTTCACCAGATATTACTCGTTCTCTCAGCTCAGGATTACTGGGATCTTTCAGATTAAACAGAAGAGATCTTCCCTTCTCCTTGTATTTCTTGTTAACACCTCCAAATGCTTTAAAAAGCTCAGCTTCGACTTTAGTTGCTAGAGTTTGTGGACAAGGAGATGCTGGTTCACTCTTATTCCCGGCAACTTCATCTTCCAGTTTGGGTCTTTTGGCATCATAACTCGAGCTATCTTCCATAATTTCTATGTCAAGGTCTGATGCCCAGCATAGTCCATTGCCTTGCAAAAGATCATCCTTCACAAAGAAGTTGTTGCTGAATGAAACATCATCATCAAGCAAAGCATACTTATATTGATATTCTTGTGCATCACATTCTGGGATTGGTGTAGCATCGACCTTGATTCCAGTAGAAAAGATGCCCTGTGATGGATTCAGTGTAGCACTAACATTCTGAGCACAGTCTTGATTTTGTGAAGGTAAGGGCTCCGAGGGCTTTTCAGGAACTTGGCATGAGGCAATGTCTACAGTGGAAGATGTTGATGTAGACATTGGAGAATCATCAGTGGATGGAATAGAAGTGGTTTGAGCATCAACCTGtgatttcttttcttcatttttgtTTTGCTCTTCAGAAACCATAGCTAAAGCAGAGGCTAAGGATTCCCTCATTTTTGCTCTGACGGATTCAAATGACTCAGCTCTAGCCTTAGGAGGTTCTGTATGTGATGGTCGCTTGCTTGGTTTGTTTGGTGCAGATGACTTTTGTGACGCTGGCTTATTTGGTGTCCCAGATATCATTTGTATAGTTCGCTTGTTAGAACCAGATACATGTCCCAAGTTGCTTGAATTAGGTAAACTTGGTGCCTGTTTGTTGTTTTGGACTGCAAAATGTTGTAACCCCTGACTACCCATACTTGGAGAAATTGGTGCTAATTTGCCGCTTGGAAGATGTTGCCACCTTGGACCTCCTGAATTAACAGTCATGGGTGACAGTATGCTATTCGGAACTGTTAAATAGGGTAACATTGGACTACCTGAACTAGGAACAACTGGTACGAGTTTGTTATTCGGAACTGCTAAATGTTGAGGACCCAGATTGCTGGACCCCATATTGCTTGTACCTAGATTGTTGGGCCCCATATTTGTAGTTCCCATATTGTTAAACATTGATAAATAACCCGCACAAAGTATGCTAGCAGGTCTCTAGTAATGTGCAACCaccttcagtcacttacaatagCTACTGTTTGAGTTACAACATATACTCGGCTTTCACGATCACAGAGATCTGCACCCAAAGCAATCGACACTTCATTAACAAAAACTAAAACTGCAAATTTCTTATAATAAAGTTAAAGAGACGCAGACAATGAACAACAATGATAATAGTTATCCTGGTGATGACTATCAAATTACAGTGAAATTCTATTCTATCTGATTATGTTGAATAACATATACAATTATAaggaaagcttcctcaatacGCTTCGTATACAAAATCAATTGAAAAGGGACACAAGAATGAGTTAAGCTAGCTCTAAAGTCATTAGATAAAGCCATCAAGTCCATCAAACCAtgacacaaaaagaaaactatgAAAAGCTACAAGTTCCTTCGCCAGTAAATTTTATGTAGACTACAGGTAAAATTCGTAACACCGCCTGTTAATCCCTTCCTTGGATAAGAGATACAAACTCATAGAGgtgattcaaagaaagaaaaaacgtgAAATAACTATCCAAATCATGCTGTAACCAAATCAACGTCATTATATCTtcaatttttaataataataatctatCCATCTATAAGTACAACACCTAACCACCTAATTATACTACCACTAGCCGAGCACAGATTTTTAGAAGCTCATAGTTGATGCCAAACCATAACCTAACATATTCTTTCCACCAAAATTTTCATTGCAAACCCTAAAAAATCATAAACAGAAGCTATCACGTATATAAATCACAGACCCATAGAATTAGCACCAAAACTGAATTTCGAATTAAATCAATTATCATTGTTAGGTTCAATAATTAAGAAACTTCAATCACAAAGAAAAACACAGAAACTTCAATCCAtttaataaagtaaataattaagaaaCTAAATCTGAAACTCTCACCATTAAACTCGAGAGAAGACTAACTGCATGTTTCAATTCACAAAGCGGTGACTTATTTCATCTGTTTTTGTTGCCTTGTTAGCTCAGATTTATGCTTCTGTTATCAGAAAGAAAACTAAATCGGTATAACAAAATCGATTTATGCTCCTGACTGAATTCCTTATTTGGAACTAACCTAGAGATTAGGTGTTCAATCCTCCAGCTTCTTATTATTTCGACCTTCGTCTTGATGATGATCGAAGAAAAGGGAAACCCTTACAAAGTCTGAAACCCTAGAAAGATCTCCTTTTAGCCCCCTCTCTGAATTTTTGAGGTTTTATCCAAAATAGGTGTGAAGGGCAGAGGGCAACTTTATCGGCTGGGGTTCGTTCTGTTCGAGGTTAAAACAGAACCTGGAACACGATTTATCGTGTTCGGTATTGTTGGGTTACTTGGGTACCCGTTTTAGATCAGGTTGTAGGCTAATTTCGAGTCCCGGTCCAATTTTCTCCAAGGAAGCGGGGTGAGCAACGGATGGGTGGATGTAGATATGGTACCAAACGTGTTCAATCCATCCAAATAACCGGTTTTAAAAAGAGAAATTTTCTATTTAGTCCAAAAATCCGACCCGGAATTAGTGTGTAGTCCAGCGGGATAGAGAAATTATCCGGTAGTCCAAAAAGGTTTAAAAATACCTAAAATTACTAGCCTACCCTCACTACTCACATGTGGACCGtatatctctttcttcttctttatttttcagaCGAAAACTTCATCTACTTTTTCAGAAGAAAACTattcttgtttcttcttctcaatcaacaacacCAACATCTAATTCAACCATAAACCCATGCTTAATCATCTCTCAAAACTCATCATAATCAGCAATAGAAACCAAATTCATCGGAAATTATCCGGTAgcccaaaaagttttaaaaataccTAAATTACTAGCCTAATTCAAAACATTTCGGTTTCATCTCctatttcagtttcaaatcaaaaTTGATCAGTTTCATCTCCTATTTCAGTTCCTGACCTAATTCAATTGAATAAGAAATGGGTAcaagtaggaaaattaagaggacGATTACAGAAGAAATTACTGAAGTGTCTCCTACACCAGCGACACcagcgaaaagaagaaggaaatccgacgaagattcaccaacagaatcctcacctgctgctaaatctccttcaccagcgaaaagaagaaggaaatctgTCGAAGATTCACCAACAAAATCCTCACCTGCTGCTAAATATCCTTCACcagcgaaaagaagaaggaaatatgtCGAAGATTCACCAACAGAATCCTCACGTGCTGCTAAATCTCCTTCAccagcgaaaagaagaagaaaatcttctgatgattcaccaacagaatCCTCACctgctaaatctcccacaacaagaagtatgacTAAGGTTCCTCAGAAAGAAGGTAAATCAATTCAAAAGCCTAATTTGTACTTTATATTGACGTGCAATATTTCCAAAACCTGaaatatgtactgttacatattgaaatgtagtgTTGTTTAACTAATACATACTAAAATCTAGTATGTCAATTGATATGTgtactacatatgaatatgttaTCTTCAATTTGTACTTCATAGTGACAAGTTATATATAGTACACATTACATATTGAATGTAGTGTTGTTATTTAATATGTAATGATATCATCTCAAAAAATGATATGTGCAGTACATTTTGAAATGTAGTGCTGCTTAACTAATACATATTAAAGCGTGTCAATTTAtatctgtactacatatcaatatgttgtctgcaatttgtacttattgatatgtaatgatagcatctcaaattgatatgtgtgctacatattattatctgcctctaatatgtaatgtgtacaaaaccaaaggaaagaaagaagatgctgctcctgaagcaaaaagcaaaagaaaaacagcagcggcaactactaaagcaaaaggaaaaacagcgacaaaggctgctactccttcaccaccagcaaaggggaacaaagcacttgtcctgagagctgctactccttctccaaaaggaaagggaaaagcaaaaagggggaaagcaaaagcgctcctgaaagaaggtttgtaatgttaaaagtgaagataattcttaataacgttcatatgtagttatcagtatgcagttataaaattaccagtatgttgtggtatttgatatgtagttgtttcatgttcatggtagataCGTTAACTACATATTTTatatggtgtaggggaagagaaggggaagaaagAACTTGCCTTGAGaactgctactccttcaccaaaagcaaaagggggggaagcaaatgtagaaggtatgtagtacaactacatataagaacaaagcgtatgaataatatgtatccttaataacatatgtttatgagtatgtaatgatgcattggtgtgcttgtttttggtattaagtgtttttacatttttactgtatcaaagcagatacatatgccatacgtactattacaaatcgatatgtagttaaaataatacgtagtggtctactattatatatcaatatgtagaggtaaatacttatactctcataacatattacatatcaatatgtagaggtaaatacttatactctcataacatattacatataaatatgtagaggtagatacttatattctcgtatgtactattaataatatgtagtttcaagacttggtagatattacaactacatattgatgatgtaactacatatttgatataccatattgatatgtactgtaatagtttttggttcttgttattgtgtaggtgctaataagcgtaagaaaggagatggaaaaccacgaagtttataccgtggaGGTTTCAGGGGCTGGTGGGGGAttgcgaagactattaggaccactaagaaggctattgcgaagtgattgggcgatcatcattcaaagcctccttcagtttcttgaaaaaccattcccagctgatattgtcttcaccgggtactaaagcaaacgcaagcggataaaatcctgcaaaaaggaattactagttatgttaagcaactaatattgacactacatattgacatgcagtatggtttacctctttgtttatatgtgaaaacctgacactacataatgACATGTAAGCcactgattgacactacattttcacatgcagtatggtttatctcatactcagtaaggtcaatatgtagtatgtagtatggtcaatactcattgtcagatagtgaagtaaggtcaatatgagtgatctaactaccagacactacatatcaaaaaaaaaaaagaaccagttaccttgattgccattaagacatgttgctgccatgagacctcctttaaaagttccagtgaggaatgtacagtcacagaaaatcatgggacgacataatttatatccctctatacaagctccgaagcaaacaaaaagtctattgaatctttttgtagcatcattgaaatcgaaatcaataaatgacccaaggtttgtttccctaacagcattcacccaccaagcaagatcagtgtacgacttcacatcattaccaaaaatatgtttatgcgacaactcaattgcatgatatgcgtggtgatactggatttcgatgccaccaccaactttaagataatctTTGATCTCTGATGGTGTTctgcgagggttgtgcctgaccatctcatgaattagactgttcatgagtttttttgtaactcttggattcttcaacatataaccaccgccacaggtgtgccttcccacatattcctttatcttaaaaacatcaatagaactaccaatggcagttgcgtgaagcttccatgaacaacctttcacactacatacggcggtgaatctctcaaggtcattcttcttcttaattacctcatatccagttctcatgcagtatttttggaATGTTATACGTacgacatcaacaccaccatagaataattgatctgtatcatcaaaaatcttatcccaaccatctgaaaaaaacactcttggggcttctttaccttctttcaaataactattctttgcactgacaactaagtctgcattactgtcaacttccatacgcctagatgcaccatttgaaattacatccatgtgcaaatcaaagaaagttgattgctttgaagaatataatgcagagatgccctgaagtgttacatcggcaagaataggaactatcgcttgattctggaaatagttaaccagaatagtcgatggagtcaaccatctccacatattacagatgcaaaatttcaaatcctctaaagttgaaaacgatgtaacctcatatgcaaaatgatattgcttatggtatacatgagaatagatggagaagtctggtttgggagcaatgtcagacatgttaaccctgtaaaaaatgacatgtactgagatgaaacaaaaagagtctttgtattgacatgctataagcagtacgtattgacatgtactaactcatattgatatgtattggcatctactgcaggATGAAAAGAGAGCATGTTATATGCaggacgtattgacatgtactgactcatattgatatatattggcatctactgtaggatgaaaaatagcatgttatatgcagtacgtattgacatgtactgactcatattgatatgtattggcatctactctAGGATGAAAAGAGAGCATGCTATATGCAGTACATATTggcatgtactgactcatattcatatgtattggcatctactgcagaATGAAAAGAGAGCACGCTATATGCAATACGTATTGGTAATACATACTACACGATCTgtctaatgaaaactaaacagaacagcagcagaaaaacgtagaaaatacaaaaaatcagattacaaaaaacagaacagaaatcataaaaagaaatcataccttgttcgaatatgagataaacctaattcgaagctcaaatacctaattgaaacacacaaaaatcacgaaaattacttaaaaaacgaacggaaattacttcgaaactgaattgacattgtaaatcatcataaaacagaaatcataaaacgaaatcataaaaagataacaatgtacatcatatacaattatcctgatagaaatcggatcagaataaacctaattattcatcaagatttcTAGAACAACAGCAGGAGAGGATGATTGAAAGGATAAATACCTTGGTTCGAAGCTCAGATGACCTAATTCGAAACTCAGAAGAACCTAATTCAAAGCtaagatgaagatgattgaaaaacagTACCATAAATTGATTATATCCAAAACGCAGAGTGAGAGAAaccgatctgagaagaaaaaaataggaaagaaGCTGACTTGGTTTTATGTTCGTCACTATGAGTTGCAGAAGGGTATGTTGGGAATATTTGAAAAGTGGTCTTGTGTAAACCGCACGTGGATGGACTAGAGGATAAagtttctggtccaaaaacatgtttttggaccagaggaTAAATCAATTCTGGGAGTGGACTAGccaataaacctaattattcatcaagatttcTAGAACAGCAGCAGGAGAGGATGATTGAAAGGATAAATACCTTGGTTCGAAGCTCAGATGACCTAATTCGAAACTCAGAagaacctaattcgaagctcagatgaagatgattgaaaaacagTACCAGAAATTGATTATATCCAAAACGCAGAGTGAGAGAAaccgatctgagaagaaaaaaataggaaagaaGCTGACTTGGTTTTATGTTCGTCACTATGAGTTGCAGAAGGGTATGTTGGGAATATTTGAAAAGTGGTCTTGTGTAAACCGCACGTGGATGGACTAAAGGATAAagtttctggtccaaaaacatgtttttggaccagaggaTAAATCAATTCTAGGAGTGGACTAGCCAATAACCGATTCCCTCattcctggactagccagtaattcctagttttaaaaatgtatatgTGTCCGGTCCATTACCCGGCGGGTAAAATATCTTAGCATGAGCGGATGAAACGAATGGATACAGATGGATTCACGGATTTTAATGGAATGAAATGATTGGGAGGGCCAAAATATCTTACATTAGCTTAGTCTTGTCTCAAATGATACTCAATACGAAATGAGTACAACCTATAGTAAGGCCTTCTTTAGCAGGTATGATCATTTTGTGGGAAGCAGATATTAAGATACTAAAAAAAGGGATCGATTGCTTTTATAATCTGAAACACAAACTAGGAGGTTTAGGAATTTGAATTTGGCGTTTAAGGTAGGTACTGGCTTGTTGATTTACAGTTGAATGGAATTTTAGTGGAAGATGGAATTGACGTTAAGATGTATGTCTTATTCAGTTTTTAGATCTCTTTCTTTGATGATTGTGTGCTAAAATATAATGTCACTGACACTTATTGGTGTTGCAGAAGAGAGACGtaccattatttcttttatgatttcttctccttctttaaaGATTTTTGGATTTAGAGAGCGTAACTACATGGAGTTTTTCTTCACCAAGACTTAATCGATATGGAATAATCGACACGGGGTATAATTTTTCTATAATATTCTTCATATTTATGTGCAATATCAAGACTATCATGCACGACGGGTGTCCAACGGGTGGGTAATGTTCCACCCGCGTCTAACCCGTGAAAACGACCGGTTTAAGAAATACACCCACATCCAATCCACCAAATTGCGGCTGGATATCTACCCGTTGGATTCCGAGTTGGGCCGGTAAAATCCACGGGTATGGACGTTGTGCTCACCCCAACTAACGATGAGAAGTTCTTACGTCTGCTTATATTGGACCATCCAGTTGAAGGGCAATTGAAGCACCACTCTTAGCTAATAGGCAAGTAAATGATCGCCAGAAAACACTTTATCTAGTGTTTCTGTTGTTACAGATTGCAGACTTC
This genomic stretch from Papaver somniferum cultivar HN1 chromosome 5, ASM357369v1, whole genome shotgun sequence harbors:
- the LOC113283235 gene encoding uncharacterized protein LOC113283235: MFNNMGTTNMGPNNLGTSNMGSSNLGPQHLAVPNNKLVPVVPSSGSPMLPYLTVPNSILSPMTVNSGGPRWQHLPSGKLAPISPSMGSQGLQHFAVQNNKQAPSLPNSSNLGHVSGSNKRTIQMISGTPNKPASQKSSAPNKPSKRPSHTEPPKARAESFESVRAKMRESLASALAMVSEEQNKNEEKKSQVDAQTTSIPSTDDSPMSTSTSSTVDIASCQVPEKPSEPLPSQNQDCAQNVSATLNPSQGIFSTGIKVDATPIPECDAQEYQYKYALLDDDVSFSNNFFVKDDLLQGNGLCWASDLDIEIMEDSSSYDAKRPKLEDEVAGNKSEPASPCPQTLATKVEAELFKAFGGVNKKYKEKGRSLLFNLKDPSNPELRERVISGEISPERLCSMTAEELASKELSEWRIAKAEELAQMVVLPDSQVDIRRLVRKTHKGEFQVEFDQDDGPSVEIAAGESSLSQFRPRAKELEAETPRKSDENGKSEKSEITSSEKVILDDQGSLTAVPSDGTDLLQGLMMDELKDPEFLPPIVSLDEFMESLDSEPPFENLQKEAGTVESVGEGKKSIDTDSKVDSSDLTSVNPVTAALEKAAAVDKAPAVEKAPVVNKAAAQDKADKVEPEYSNAGTKLKSGEVLVESKTPLDSAADNIEHAWEGKLQLNISSIVTVHGSFISGEKASTKEWPSFLDIKGRVKLDAFGKFLQELPMSRSRALMVVHISWKEDSPESEREYLREVADSYVADERVGFAEPAPAVELYLCPPHARTVEMLGKNVPKDDVEKLNALDNGLIGIVVWRKVHITSTISPNSSSHHRHSSKKQSHVRRRQEEKETNRITKPTSSILGPPPTRKSRVPLHDEPIDDVPPGFGPATGRDDDDLPEFEFVSGSNPPVSQFSTSKPSVPPRASFAPPGQMRELIQMYGQNETISNKGVNWQQGRSARVEVNNPWNDDDDIPEWQPPEQSTPRLPVSLPPPPPLPVQLMHGFQQQTLPHVAVATPQQLPHGQLMVQQLAQQNMPFQAPVNMIHSYVGGHQNMASPWQSGGWTPQTGSSGLPLNVQQQGNNMMQPCNSNNNNNNNIIINGQPFDGQFYGTSSNTGNGFGTGQRPPDNVSRRH